From a region of the Pseudanabaena sp. ABRG5-3 genome:
- a CDS encoding DUF565 domain-containing protein — MQNTRISTIVNVVSGQISRWSRQSWRRSSLILISLLMGFFLASVISTSTGAKSNLDIEAAAITVFIVEMISRFTYSTKRVTLADGNLAPRKLTHEMLNSLKIGVTYGLFLEAFKLGS, encoded by the coding sequence ATGCAGAATACCCGTATCAGCACTATTGTAAACGTTGTCTCTGGACAGATATCTCGTTGGTCACGTCAATCTTGGCGGCGATCGTCTTTGATATTGATCAGTTTATTAATGGGTTTCTTCTTGGCATCGGTGATCTCAACTTCCACTGGTGCTAAATCGAATTTAGACATTGAGGCGGCGGCAATTACGGTTTTTATCGTAGAAATGATTAGCAGATTTACTTATAGTACAAAAAGAGTAACTCTTGCTGATGGTAACTTAGCCCCTAGAAAATTAACCCATGAAATGTTGAATTCACTAAAGATAGGTGTGACCTATGGATTATTTCTTGAGGCGTTTAAGTTGGGGTCTTGA
- a CDS encoding cob(I)yrinic acid a,c-diamide adenosyltransferase has protein sequence MVAQIKTAQIKTNQPKTNQNQTNPHQSNQTKTNPTVTNLPKTTSLVTPIKSNVQVFIAPHRNLYTDIIAQGLRIAGQGTQVLLVQLFQAGINQGLSNPRRLVENLEWLRCDAQRDLSNPEIELTDEEKTAVLELWDYAKVVIKAGNAGLVVLDEANLLVARSLITEEELLNVLETRSPKVNIILTGVAMPESIADYADQVTHRRH, from the coding sequence ATGGTGGCTCAAATTAAAACGGCTCAGATTAAGACGAATCAGCCCAAGACCAATCAAAATCAAACTAATCCGCATCAATCTAATCAGACCAAGACTAATCCGACAGTTACCAATTTACCAAAAACCACATCTCTCGTGACCCCAATTAAAAGCAATGTTCAGGTTTTTATTGCGCCTCATCGTAATCTCTATACTGATATCATCGCCCAAGGCTTACGGATAGCAGGGCAAGGTACACAGGTATTACTTGTCCAACTCTTTCAAGCAGGCATTAATCAAGGCTTGAGTAATCCTCGTCGGTTGGTAGAAAATCTTGAATGGCTACGTTGTGATGCTCAGCGCGATCTATCTAACCCAGAGATCGAACTGACCGATGAAGAAAAGACCGCAGTTTTAGAATTGTGGGACTATGCCAAGGTTGTCATTAAAGCTGGTAATGCAGGTTTAGTTGTCCTTGATGAGGCGAATTTGCTTGTGGCGCGATCGCTAATCACTGAAGAAGAGTTGCTCAATGTACTAGAAACGCGATCGCCTAAAGTGAATATCATTTTGACGGGTGTTGCTATGCCAGAAAGTATTGCTGATTATGCCGATCAAGTTACCCATCGTCGCCATTAA
- a CDS encoding ATP-binding protein: MDMDYVLAQSAQDKNITSDLQRDFQIVNRALRVLSACTQAVIRAIDEKTLLQNLVQLITDEAAYRMAWIGYVCYDAAKSIQPMAWAGYESGYLKTINLTWDNESPRGQGPTGKAIRSGQPVACQNMIEDPQFEPWREAAQQRGYQSSLVLPLLNQGVVFGCLNIYSGESGAFNQREVELLQELSDSLSFGIVSLRTKQERQQAEIELRMSEEKFSKVFYGSPIAKVIARVDGGRYIVDVNHSFERLFGFDRSEILGHNSFQLKILRSLTDRQKMLEIFEADGKLVNYEVPLYSRNGDIVMCHVSAELIQIGDETCRLFVIVDITEQKQAELMILRLNEELEQRVKDRTAELTQATEQLRLTNQELLRSNQELEQFAYVASHDLQEPLRAVMGYTQLLMSEYGDRFDDIANSYAEYVIDGSKRMQQLIHDLLAYSRVSTRGKEFAATDCNAVAQAAMRNLQLAIAEKNAEIIIDPLPVVNGDRSQLVQLFQNLIGNAIKFCKAEQPRIYICATKVEVPTDLEGKEQTSHYLFEVRDNGIGIKSQYLDRIFEVFKRLHTRREYDGTGIGLAICKKIVLRHGGQIWAESTPNVGTTFFFTV; encoded by the coding sequence ATGGATATGGATTATGTATTAGCCCAGTCAGCACAGGACAAGAATATAACAAGCGATTTACAGCGTGATTTTCAAATAGTTAATCGAGCTTTGCGTGTCCTGAGTGCTTGTACCCAAGCTGTGATTCGTGCTATTGATGAAAAGACATTATTACAAAACCTAGTGCAACTCATTACCGATGAAGCTGCCTATCGTATGGCATGGATTGGTTATGTGTGTTATGACGCAGCTAAGTCGATCCAGCCTATGGCTTGGGCAGGCTATGAGTCAGGCTATCTCAAGACAATAAATCTAACTTGGGATAATGAGTCCCCTCGTGGACAGGGACCTACTGGCAAAGCAATTCGTTCGGGGCAACCTGTAGCTTGTCAAAATATGATTGAAGATCCTCAGTTTGAGCCTTGGCGTGAAGCTGCTCAGCAAAGGGGCTATCAATCATCATTAGTACTGCCCTTACTCAATCAAGGTGTAGTCTTTGGTTGTCTCAATATTTATTCAGGAGAATCTGGGGCTTTTAATCAACGAGAAGTGGAACTACTGCAAGAACTTTCCGATAGTTTGAGCTTTGGTATTGTCTCTTTACGCACCAAGCAGGAACGGCAGCAAGCGGAAATAGAACTGCGGATGTCGGAAGAGAAATTCTCTAAGGTTTTTTATGGCAGTCCAATCGCGAAAGTTATTGCTAGGGTTGATGGTGGGCGATATATAGTAGATGTCAATCATAGTTTTGAAAGATTGTTCGGGTTCGATCGCTCAGAGATATTAGGACACAATAGTTTTCAGCTAAAAATTTTGCGAAGTCTAACTGATCGCCAAAAAATGTTGGAGATATTTGAGGCGGATGGCAAGCTTGTAAATTACGAAGTACCTTTATATTCGCGTAATGGAGACATAGTTATGTGCCATGTTTCTGCGGAGCTGATTCAGATCGGTGATGAGACTTGTCGGCTGTTTGTGATTGTGGATATTACGGAACAGAAACAAGCTGAACTGATGATCTTGCGTCTTAATGAAGAATTAGAACAACGAGTTAAGGATCGAACTGCGGAATTAACCCAAGCTACTGAACAGTTGCGGCTTACTAATCAGGAACTACTGCGCTCAAATCAAGAACTGGAGCAATTTGCCTATGTTGCTTCCCATGATTTGCAGGAACCCTTACGAGCTGTGATGGGCTATACCCAATTACTCATGAGTGAATATGGTGATCGCTTTGATGACATAGCTAATTCCTATGCTGAATATGTGATCGATGGCTCTAAAAGAATGCAGCAATTGATCCATGATTTACTTGCCTATTCACGGGTTAGTACCAGAGGCAAGGAGTTTGCTGCCACCGATTGCAATGCTGTAGCCCAAGCGGCCATGCGAAACTTACAATTAGCGATCGCTGAGAAAAATGCCGAAATCATTATTGATCCCCTACCTGTAGTTAATGGCGATCGCAGCCAACTAGTGCAGCTATTTCAAAATCTGATTGGCAATGCGATTAAATTTTGTAAAGCTGAACAGCCTCGTATTTACATTTGTGCTACTAAAGTCGAAGTTCCTACTGATCTTGAAGGAAAGGAGCAAACCTCACATTATCTCTTTGAGGTAAGAGATAATGGTATCGGGATCAAGTCTCAATATCTTGATCGTATTTTTGAAGTGTTTAAACGGCTGCATACGCGGCGAGAATATGATGGTACTGGTATCGGGCTAGCTATTTGCAAAAAAATTGTTCTACGGCATGGTGGACAAATTTGGGCAGAATCAACTCCTAATGTAGGTACAACTTTCTTTTTTACCGTTTGA
- a CDS encoding CAP family protein: protein MLINQQRYIGLTLTGLATIVPLVTLNCDVTSAQTINLTTFRSTALSKHNAYRSIHHSPAMTLNNSVNITAQAWADRLAATGTFAHSSSAQRNGAGENLYVYYTTATSITSDNLAKGAIDSWYNEVKLYNYAASGFSSATGHFTQVVWKGSTQLGCGASKGTKTLNGTKFNAFYVVCHYNPAGNVFGKFPTNVLKP, encoded by the coding sequence ATGTTAATCAATCAGCAACGATACATCGGTTTAACTCTGACAGGGTTGGCGACCATTGTGCCACTAGTCACGCTGAATTGCGATGTCACATCCGCACAAACGATTAACTTGACTACTTTTCGCAGTACTGCCCTATCTAAACACAATGCCTATCGCAGTATCCATCACAGTCCTGCAATGACACTCAACAACTCAGTGAATATTACGGCACAGGCTTGGGCAGATCGGTTAGCTGCTACGGGGACATTTGCCCATAGTTCTTCTGCTCAGAGAAATGGTGCTGGGGAAAATCTATATGTCTACTACACAACTGCAACTTCTATCACTTCCGACAATCTCGCTAAAGGGGCAATAGATTCTTGGTATAACGAGGTGAAGCTTTATAATTATGCTGCTTCTGGATTCTCTTCGGCTACTGGTCACTTTACACAGGTGGTATGGAAGGGCAGTACTCAATTAGGGTGTGGTGCATCTAAGGGAACTAAAACACTGAATGGCACAAAATTTAATGCTTTTTATGTAGTTTGCCATTACAATCCTGCGGGGAATGTATTTGGCAAGTTTCCTACAAATGTGTTGAAGCCTTAG
- a CDS encoding IS5 family transposase, with amino-acid sequence MKYETSQNLSREEFKRLFGVKRETFAQMMELMKQSAKSKGKGGVKAKLSLEDQILVTLQYWREYRTYFHIANDWEVSESTICRAVKKVENVLIKSEKFRLAGKKSLWQEQHPALIAIDVTETKVERPKHHQKRFYSGKKKHHALKAQLVVDLTNLKIICTAYGNGHQHDFSLFKASGVRFHSQTQGLADKGYQGLQNLHPNSLIPIKKPKNGSLSKDDKRFNRQLARQRIAIEHVNRRLKIFKILSLPYRNRRRRFGLRCNLIAAIYNFEVSLPASKNCSPLS; translated from the coding sequence ATGAAATACGAAACCAGTCAAAATCTATCAAGAGAAGAATTTAAACGCTTATTTGGCGTAAAAAGAGAAACATTTGCTCAAATGATGGAACTGATGAAACAATCCGCCAAAAGTAAAGGAAAAGGAGGTGTGAAAGCCAAACTAAGTCTCGAAGATCAAATCTTGGTTACTTTGCAATATTGGCGCGAATATCGTACCTATTTTCATATCGCTAACGATTGGGAGGTATCAGAATCAACGATCTGCCGTGCTGTCAAAAAAGTCGAAAATGTCTTAATTAAATCAGAGAAGTTTCGGTTAGCAGGAAAAAAGTCATTGTGGCAGGAACAACATCCTGCCCTAATTGCAATTGATGTAACTGAGACCAAGGTCGAACGACCCAAACATCACCAAAAACGTTTTTACAGTGGCAAGAAAAAGCATCATGCTCTCAAAGCTCAACTAGTGGTCGATCTGACTAATCTCAAGATTATTTGTACCGCTTATGGTAACGGTCATCAGCACGATTTTTCGTTATTCAAAGCCAGTGGAGTTCGTTTTCACTCTCAGACACAAGGTTTAGCGGATAAGGGTTATCAAGGTTTACAAAACTTGCACCCCAACTCGCTAATTCCTATCAAAAAGCCTAAAAATGGCTCTTTATCCAAGGACGATAAGCGGTTTAATCGCCAACTTGCTCGTCAACGTATTGCCATTGAGCATGTTAATCGCCGTCTGAAGATTTTTAAAATTCTTTCTTTGCCTTATCGTAACCGTCGTCGTCGTTTTGGCTTGCGTTGTAATTTGATTGCTGCCATTTATAACTTTGAAGTCTCTCTTCCTGCTTCTAAAAATTGCTCTCCTCTGTCTTAA
- the chlG gene encoding chlorophyll synthase ChlG — MSSPTPDVPASESREARTRQMLGMKGADIKEASIWKIRLQLMKPITWIPLMWGVLCGAASSGEFTWSIENVLRSLLCMLMSGPLLTGYTQTINDYYDREIDAINEPYRPIPSGAIPLNQVIAQIWILLLGGIGVAAILDITAGHTDFIMTKLALGGSLVAYIYSAPPLKLKQNGWLGNYALGASYIALPWWAGHALYGHLNWTVVVVTLIYSFAGLGIAVVNDFKSVEGDRELGLQSLPVIFGVQKAALISATAIDVFQIGIAVYLVTVGQQLLASLIVLLVIPQITFQDMYFLRDPLKNDVKYQASAQPFLVIGMLVAGIAMGHAGI; from the coding sequence ATGTCGTCTCCAACCCCTGACGTACCAGCGAGCGAGTCTCGCGAGGCCCGTACCCGCCAAATGCTCGGAATGAAAGGTGCGGACATTAAAGAAGCTTCGATCTGGAAGATCCGCTTGCAATTGATGAAACCGATTACATGGATACCCCTGATGTGGGGCGTACTCTGTGGCGCAGCCTCCTCTGGCGAATTTACATGGTCAATTGAAAACGTATTGCGATCGCTACTTTGTATGCTCATGTCTGGCCCCCTACTGACGGGCTATACCCAGACGATTAATGACTATTACGATCGCGAAATTGACGCAATTAACGAGCCATACCGTCCAATTCCATCGGGAGCCATTCCCCTCAATCAAGTCATCGCTCAGATTTGGATTTTGTTGCTCGGTGGCATTGGTGTAGCAGCGATCCTCGATATCACCGCAGGTCATACCGACTTTATCATGACCAAATTGGCGCTGGGCGGCTCACTGGTTGCCTATATCTACTCTGCACCACCTTTAAAGCTCAAGCAGAATGGTTGGCTGGGTAACTATGCCCTTGGAGCCAGTTATATCGCGCTACCTTGGTGGGCAGGTCATGCCCTCTACGGACATCTCAACTGGACAGTGGTAGTTGTGACCTTGATTTACAGCTTCGCAGGTTTAGGGATTGCGGTAGTTAACGACTTTAAGAGCGTTGAAGGCGATCGCGAATTAGGATTGCAGTCCTTGCCAGTCATCTTTGGTGTGCAGAAGGCGGCATTAATATCGGCAACAGCGATCGATGTCTTCCAAATTGGGATTGCGGTGTATCTCGTCACTGTCGGACAGCAACTATTAGCGAGTTTAATCGTGCTATTAGTGATTCCGCAGATTACCTTTCAAGATATGTATTTCCTAAGAGATCCACTTAAGAATGATGTCAAATATCAAGCCAGCGCTCAACCCTTCCTCGTGATTGGGATGCTAGTCGCAGGTATTGCGATGGGTCATGCAGGGATCTAA
- a CDS encoding STM4504/CBY_0614 family protein, with product MAIIDIYSKRKKAVERGNQTEIYQYTSLPIEFRRQVIYIWKDAIGAYRIRNLFDSPSNLLASLKSPDTLVEPIVNRVWKSIYKLLARELGLSESSNPFEQCQSFLLDDNTNIDNLLDIIELTFSYIEDKIPDLLEEYEYDGIKLDQTATGAINELNYRFHEHGIGYQYIKGQIVRVDSLFIHAEAVIPALTLISEEDFIGAEQEFRSAHEHYRNQEYKAAIVEALKAFESTMKTICDKFNWDYGKKPNASNLIKVVLKEELIPLYLQDHLTSLTNVLQGGVPTVRNKTSGHGQGSEIKEVPEYLAAYVLHLTASNIVLLVEAYKAKSSG from the coding sequence ATGGCAATTATTGATATATATTCCAAGAGAAAAAAAGCTGTCGAGCGTGGTAATCAAACAGAGATTTATCAATACACAAGTTTACCAATTGAATTTCGGCGACAGGTAATATATATCTGGAAAGATGCAATAGGAGCTTATCGTATAAGGAATCTTTTCGATAGTCCCAGTAATCTTTTGGCTAGTCTTAAATCCCCAGACACATTGGTAGAACCAATAGTCAACCGAGTATGGAAATCAATTTATAAATTATTAGCTAGAGAGTTGGGTCTATCTGAGTCTTCTAATCCATTTGAGCAGTGTCAGTCTTTTCTACTTGATGATAATACTAACATTGACAATCTTCTTGATATCATTGAACTAACATTTTCTTATATTGAAGATAAAATACCAGATTTATTAGAAGAATATGAATATGACGGAATTAAGTTAGATCAAACAGCTACTGGCGCTATTAATGAATTAAATTACCGTTTTCATGAGCATGGAATCGGTTATCAGTATATTAAAGGACAAATTGTTCGAGTTGATTCACTCTTTATTCATGCAGAAGCTGTAATCCCAGCACTAACTCTAATTTCTGAGGAAGATTTTATTGGTGCTGAGCAAGAGTTCCGAAGCGCTCATGAGCATTATCGAAATCAAGAATATAAAGCAGCAATTGTTGAAGCTTTGAAAGCCTTTGAAAGCACAATGAAAACTATTTGTGACAAATTTAATTGGGATTATGGCAAAAAGCCTAATGCTTCAAACCTGATTAAGGTTGTCCTAAAAGAAGAACTTATTCCTCTGTACCTTCAAGACCATTTAACAAGTTTAACAAATGTCCTTCAGGGTGGTGTTCCAACTGTTCGCAATAAAACATCGGGTCATGGTCAAGGATCGGAAATAAAAGAAGTACCTGAATACTTAGCAGCTTACGTTTTGCATCTTACTGCTTCAAATATAGTTTTACTCGTAGAAGCATACAAAGCCAAGTCTAGTGGCTAG
- a CDS encoding NAD(P)/FAD-dependent oxidoreductase: MKLSSKNLNERLDTVYDAIVVGGGMGGLSAAIYLARYGLKCLIVEKGKGRSLWMQDLRNYVGLDPTTPGRDILNHGTKTALDWGADHLRGYVEEVVDEGETFAVKVKVGKTNSIYPVFRSKYLVAASGIIDNLPQLEDMQNVYDYAGYTLHVCMICDGFDMWDQKAVLIANTEGQIGAAFVLNWFTPYISVLTHGLCEVSDKTKQKLAEHGYPLYEAPIAKFHGENHQLSGVELTDGTIVEATTGLVGMGSVYHNQYLKGIEGLEYDGQNLVTNDMCKTSHDRIFALGDLKKGLNQVSIAVADGTLAATQIWRNIRRASSPRKWEENIKVPTTV; this comes from the coding sequence ATGAAACTCTCTAGTAAAAATCTAAACGAGCGCCTTGATACTGTCTACGATGCGATCGTTGTGGGCGGAGGTATGGGTGGACTATCGGCAGCAATCTATCTTGCTCGCTATGGTCTAAAGTGCCTAATTGTCGAAAAAGGTAAAGGGCGATCGCTATGGATGCAAGATTTGCGTAACTATGTCGGACTTGACCCCACCACCCCCGGTCGCGACATTTTAAATCATGGTACAAAGACCGCTCTGGATTGGGGAGCCGATCATTTGCGCGGCTATGTGGAAGAAGTCGTCGATGAAGGCGAAACCTTTGCTGTGAAAGTAAAGGTTGGCAAAACTAACAGTATTTATCCTGTATTCCGTAGTAAGTATTTGGTTGCCGCTTCAGGAATTATCGACAATCTGCCCCAGTTAGAAGATATGCAGAATGTCTATGATTATGCAGGTTACACGCTTCATGTCTGCATGATCTGTGATGGTTTTGATATGTGGGATCAGAAGGCAGTTTTGATTGCGAATACAGAAGGACAAATTGGTGCAGCTTTTGTCTTGAACTGGTTCACTCCCTATATCTCTGTTTTGACTCATGGCTTATGTGAAGTCAGTGATAAAACCAAACAGAAGCTTGCAGAGCATGGCTATCCATTGTACGAAGCCCCGATCGCTAAATTCCACGGTGAAAATCATCAACTCAGTGGTGTGGAACTTACCGATGGCACAATTGTGGAAGCTACCACTGGCTTAGTGGGTATGGGTTCTGTTTACCACAATCAATATCTCAAAGGCATTGAGGGATTGGAATATGATGGACAGAATCTTGTGACTAATGATATGTGTAAGACTAGCCACGATCGCATTTTTGCCCTCGGCGATTTGAAGAAAGGTTTGAATCAAGTTTCGATCGCTGTAGCGGATGGAACCTTAGCCGCAACTCAAATTTGGCGAAATATACGCCGTGCTAGTTCTCCTCGCAAATGGGAAGAAAACATCAAAGTTCCTACTACGGTTTAA
- a CDS encoding efflux RND transporter periplasmic adaptor subunit: MIKPQLPQPIATRDKSLSHKSWNKALGAVISVLLVSCSGNAPQAGSRAVPVPIAAVETGTVTDSSDYVANLQSRQSVTLQPRVDGYVQEIYVKAGDRVEAGAPILRIDPAKQQAALQQSVAVVASSQADFESARATLAQLQAAKESTLSSLDFNQKEFKRYSDLASQGAIAKQKLDEVSNSLRNARAELGKIDAQITAQQANINSAATRIEASRSGAIQQEVQLDFYTVTAPFAGIVGDIPIKVGDNVNSTTQLTTVTQNQVLEVQISVPVENAPRLKMGQPVELLDTQDKPLVKGNIAFISPNINPQTQSVLVKANFNNANNQLKANQFVRARLIWSSRSGVLVPTSAISRLGGQDFVFVAETSPDGKSLIANQKPVKLGKITGNNQEVLEGLTAKDKIVTGNILQLRNGAAIMDVANLPKK; this comes from the coding sequence ATGATAAAACCTCAACTCCCACAGCCGATCGCTACAAGAGACAAATCTCTCAGTCATAAATCATGGAACAAAGCCTTAGGTGCTGTAATTAGTGTTTTGCTAGTTTCCTGTTCAGGCAATGCACCCCAAGCAGGATCTAGAGCCGTGCCTGTGCCAATTGCTGCGGTTGAAACAGGTACAGTTACCGATAGTTCTGACTATGTGGCAAATCTACAATCGCGCCAATCGGTGACATTACAGCCGCGAGTTGATGGCTATGTGCAGGAGATCTATGTCAAAGCAGGCGATCGCGTGGAGGCAGGTGCGCCCATTTTGCGAATCGATCCCGCCAAGCAACAGGCTGCATTGCAGCAGTCGGTAGCAGTTGTGGCAAGTTCTCAGGCTGATTTTGAAAGCGCCAGAGCTACACTCGCTCAATTGCAAGCCGCTAAAGAATCCACCTTATCCAGTCTCGATTTTAATCAAAAAGAATTTAAACGCTATTCCGACTTGGCTTCACAGGGTGCGATCGCCAAGCAAAAACTGGATGAAGTCTCCAATAGTCTCAGAAATGCAAGGGCTGAGTTAGGTAAAATTGATGCTCAAATTACTGCCCAGCAAGCCAATATCAATAGTGCTGCGACAAGAATCGAAGCATCTCGCTCTGGGGCAATTCAACAGGAAGTTCAGTTAGATTTCTATACGGTGACAGCTCCCTTTGCGGGAATTGTTGGCGATATTCCCATCAAGGTTGGTGATAATGTCAACAGCACAACTCAACTAACAACAGTGACACAAAACCAAGTATTGGAAGTTCAAATCTCTGTTCCCGTTGAGAATGCACCGCGTTTGAAGATGGGTCAACCTGTAGAACTTTTGGATACTCAGGACAAGCCTCTAGTAAAAGGCAATATTGCTTTTATCTCGCCAAATATCAATCCGCAAACGCAATCGGTTCTAGTGAAAGCGAACTTTAACAATGCCAATAATCAACTTAAAGCGAATCAATTTGTGAGAGCTAGATTAATTTGGTCTTCACGTTCTGGTGTATTAGTTCCCACTTCCGCAATTTCCCGCCTTGGTGGACAAGACTTTGTATTTGTTGCCGAAACTTCTCCCGACGGCAAGTCACTGATTGCCAACCAGAAGCCAGTCAAATTAGGAAAGATTACTGGCAATAATCAAGAGGTATTGGAAGGTTTAACCGCTAAGGACAAAATTGTAACTGGTAACATTCTCCAATTACGCAACGGTGCGGCGATTATGGATGTGGCAAACCTACCTAAGAAGTGA
- a CDS encoding DUF3685 domain-containing protein → MSDELYRLLLVDSDRIFRMGMRAWLAQFPNLEVVAEVDSAEATLEFLSDDAIDIDLILLDLNLERSKPELGDKQLSGLELCQQLKSRYPDLPILLLSAPQPPELVAIALRAGVEGYCLKGTKPEELIIAIRQVASGEIYLGDRNNPQINQSQQPFTNLPDEPVSVVAIIRHNFYLSGLRRIDRALDEVKAGLEGANPQQISDRLTQLVLAGQVRELQAARWLVHQLWKPAKRPHILSQSNDVSPNNLASDLSVEVANPQVEISSITNESNILAIQASLWDRTVEKLQANLANLSRTPLEIDILKDEKKRELLYIALRQVEQSLTELRFSEIQPNQLHDQIPTILKNIWQETVINFFGKYYSLSHPLNTSEVNVVDVLLKDVAIVQVAFLNKIPQIENFLSHLLFETELIVNNANLVIGTPEAMQRAELILDNLLIQIANGVIQPLLNHFADVEEVKHKFYRYNLLPTREIERFRNDLSWKYRLEKYITDPQLIFESRQVLFAFANSGIKQVSIYAPRSQELQQLEGIQLAVTLVLELQDAIAPRLKSAIALLGSGFVYVLTNVIGRGIGLIGRGVLQGIGTAWQESRPKPKK, encoded by the coding sequence ATGAGTGATGAGTTATATAGGTTACTTTTAGTTGATAGCGATCGCATTTTTCGGATGGGGATGCGGGCTTGGTTGGCACAATTTCCTAATTTGGAAGTTGTGGCAGAGGTGGATTCTGCTGAGGCAACTTTGGAATTTCTCAGCGATGATGCAATAGATATTGACTTGATATTACTGGATCTGAACTTAGAAAGAAGTAAACCAGAACTTGGTGACAAGCAACTATCAGGCTTAGAACTTTGCCAGCAACTAAAGTCAAGGTATCCAGATTTACCAATTTTGTTGTTAAGTGCGCCCCAACCGCCCGAACTAGTGGCGATCGCTTTACGGGCTGGGGTTGAGGGATATTGCCTCAAAGGAACTAAGCCTGAAGAATTAATCATCGCTATTCGTCAGGTTGCGTCAGGAGAGATATATTTAGGCGATCGCAATAATCCTCAGATTAACCAATCTCAGCAACCATTTACAAATCTACCCGATGAACCCGTCAGCGTAGTAGCAATCATTCGGCATAATTTCTATTTGTCTGGACTGCGGCGAATTGATCGTGCTTTAGATGAAGTGAAGGCAGGTTTAGAGGGAGCCAATCCTCAACAAATTAGCGATCGCTTGACTCAGTTAGTTTTAGCAGGGCAAGTGCGAGAGTTACAGGCGGCACGTTGGCTAGTGCATCAACTATGGAAGCCAGCAAAAAGACCGCATATTCTTTCGCAATCAAATGATGTCAGTCCTAATAACTTAGCCAGTGATTTATCCGTAGAAGTTGCGAATCCTCAAGTAGAAATAAGCAGCATTACTAACGAGTCAAATATCCTTGCTATTCAAGCGAGTCTATGGGATCGGACTGTAGAAAAGCTGCAAGCAAATTTAGCAAATTTGAGTAGAACTCCTTTAGAAATTGATATTTTAAAGGATGAGAAAAAACGGGAACTGTTATATATTGCGTTGCGGCAGGTGGAGCAAAGCTTAACAGAATTACGTTTCTCTGAGATTCAACCCAATCAACTGCATGATCAAATACCAACGATTTTAAAAAATATTTGGCAGGAAACGGTTATTAACTTTTTTGGTAAATACTATAGCCTGAGCCATCCTTTGAATACTTCAGAAGTAAATGTTGTTGATGTACTACTCAAGGATGTCGCAATTGTGCAAGTTGCCTTTTTAAATAAAATTCCGCAAATTGAGAATTTTTTATCCCATTTATTATTTGAGACAGAATTAATAGTTAACAATGCTAATTTAGTGATCGGTACGCCCGAAGCCATGCAGCGAGCCGAATTAATTCTCGACAATTTATTGATTCAAATTGCCAATGGCGTAATTCAACCGCTTTTAAATCATTTTGCCGATGTGGAAGAAGTAAAGCACAAATTCTATCGCTACAATCTATTACCCACCCGCGAGATTGAGCGATTTCGCAATGATTTATCTTGGAAATATCGCTTAGAGAAATATATTACCGATCCGCAATTAATCTTTGAAAGTCGCCAAGTGCTGTTTGCTTTTGCGAATTCTGGGATTAAGCAAGTCAGTATCTATGCCCCACGTAGTCAGGAATTACAACAATTAGAAGGAATTCAATTGGCAGTAACTTTAGTACTAGAGCTGCAAGATGCGATCGCTCCGAGACTAAAATCAGCGATCGCTCTTCTCGGTAGTGGATTTGTGTATGTCTTAACTAATGTGATTGGGCGCGGAATTGGACTAATCGGACGTGGTGTGTTGCAAGGAATTGGGACTGCTTGGCAAGAAAGCCGTCCTAAGCCTAAGAAGTGA